In one Neobacillus sp. CF12 genomic region, the following are encoded:
- the hemW gene encoding radical SAM family heme chaperone HemW — MIKAAYLHIPFCEHICHYCDFNKVFLKGQPVDEYLQALEQEMLLTLNKYPTEKLQTIFVGGGTPTSLNEKQLERFCESITRNLPMSRNVEFTFEANPGDLTIEKLQILKDAGVNRLSLGVQTFNDDLLEKIGRVHRAKDVYQTVDNAKSIGFDNISIDLIFSLPTQTINDFMESLAQAFTLDIQHYSAYSLIIEPKTVFYNLLQKGKLPQPGEDTEAAMYELLMEQMEKHRFNQYEISNFSKPGYESKHNLTYWNNDYYYGFGAGAHSYVNGWRRSNAGPLKKYMELIDSGNLPIFQEHQTSKAEQIEEEMFLGLRKTDGVSISHFIEKFDIDPLKIFENEISDLIAKKWIEVKKDNIYLTKKGRLLGNEVFQSFLGVTNELLS, encoded by the coding sequence ATGATTAAAGCTGCTTATCTCCATATACCCTTTTGTGAGCACATTTGCCATTACTGTGATTTTAATAAAGTATTTCTTAAAGGGCAGCCGGTGGATGAATATTTGCAGGCACTTGAGCAGGAAATGCTCCTAACATTAAACAAATATCCAACTGAAAAACTGCAAACCATTTTTGTGGGCGGTGGGACACCGACCTCCCTAAATGAAAAGCAGCTTGAAAGGTTTTGCGAAAGTATAACCCGGAACTTACCAATGAGTAGAAATGTTGAATTTACTTTTGAAGCAAATCCAGGTGATTTAACAATAGAAAAGTTACAAATATTAAAAGATGCAGGTGTAAACCGCCTTAGTCTCGGTGTTCAAACCTTTAATGATGACTTGTTAGAGAAAATTGGCCGTGTACATCGGGCAAAAGATGTTTACCAAACAGTAGACAATGCCAAGTCAATTGGTTTTGATAACATCAGTATTGATTTAATCTTCAGTTTGCCAACACAAACGATTAACGATTTTATGGAGTCATTAGCACAAGCCTTTACTCTAGATATTCAACATTACTCTGCGTATTCATTAATTATTGAACCAAAGACCGTTTTTTACAATCTCTTGCAAAAAGGCAAACTGCCACAACCTGGAGAAGATACGGAAGCAGCAATGTATGAACTGCTTATGGAGCAAATGGAAAAGCACAGATTTAATCAATATGAAATTAGTAATTTTTCAAAGCCTGGCTATGAAAGCAAGCATAACCTAACATACTGGAATAACGATTACTATTATGGGTTCGGAGCAGGTGCTCACAGCTATGTGAATGGCTGGAGACGCTCGAATGCAGGACCATTGAAAAAATATATGGAACTAATTGATAGCGGGAACCTCCCTATCTTTCAGGAACACCAAACTTCAAAAGCAGAACAAATAGAAGAAGAAATGTTTTTAGGTCTGCGAAAAACAGATGGAGTATCAATATCCCATTTCATCGAAAAATTTGATATTGACCCGCTGAAAATATTTGAAAATGAGATTTCTGATTTGATTGCAAAAAAATGGATAGAAGTAAAAAAAGATAATATATATTTAACAAAAAAGGGGAGGCTTTTAGGCAATGAGGTCTTTCAATCATTTTTAGGGGTTACGAACGAACTGCTATCTTAG
- the hrcA gene encoding heat-inducible transcriptional repressor HrcA — protein MLTDRQLLILQVIVDDFIRSAQPVGSRSLSKKDEISFSSATIRNEMSDLEELGYIEKTHTSSGRVPSEKGYRYYVDHLLSPQALNKQDITIIQSIFAEKIFEFEKIIQKSAKILSELTNYTSIVLGPAASFNKLKRIQIIPLNKETAVAIFVTDSGHVENRTFYLPPSVDASDLEKTVNILNERLTGVALEDLNDKIYKEVAMLLRQHIRNYDLMLHTIADSLKMPANEKLFFGGKTNMLSQPEFHDINKIRSLLQMIDHEEWIYPLIKNESAGINVKIGRENNNSAMENCSLITATYSVGAEKLGTIAILGPTRMEYSRVISLLQFLSKDLTSVLTNLYQKY, from the coding sequence GTGTTAACAGATCGTCAATTATTGATTCTTCAGGTTATTGTTGATGATTTTATTCGGTCTGCACAACCTGTCGGCTCAAGGAGTTTGTCGAAAAAGGATGAAATTTCATTTAGTTCTGCGACTATTCGTAATGAAATGTCTGATCTTGAGGAATTAGGCTATATTGAAAAAACGCATACTTCTTCTGGTCGTGTTCCATCTGAAAAAGGCTATCGGTATTATGTAGACCATTTGCTGTCGCCTCAAGCATTAAACAAGCAGGATATTACGATTATCCAATCAATTTTCGCCGAGAAGATTTTCGAGTTTGAAAAAATCATTCAAAAATCAGCGAAAATCTTATCCGAGTTAACCAATTATACTTCTATCGTTTTAGGCCCTGCTGCCAGCTTCAATAAACTTAAAAGGATTCAAATCATCCCTTTAAACAAGGAAACCGCTGTTGCGATCTTTGTAACTGATTCTGGACATGTTGAAAACAGAACGTTTTATTTGCCTCCTTCAGTTGATGCAAGTGATTTGGAAAAAACGGTCAACATCTTAAATGAGCGTTTGACTGGGGTAGCTCTAGAAGATCTAAACGATAAAATCTACAAAGAAGTAGCCATGTTACTAAGACAGCATATTCGCAATTATGATTTAATGCTGCATACGATTGCAGATTCGCTAAAAATGCCTGCTAACGAAAAGCTCTTCTTTGGTGGGAAAACAAATATGTTAAGCCAGCCAGAGTTTCATGATATCAATAAAATTCGTAGTCTTTTACAAATGATTGATCACGAAGAGTGGATTTATCCTTTGATTAAAAATGAATCAGCTGGTATAAATGTTAAAATTGGCAGAGAAAACAATAATAGCGCTATGGAAAATTGCAGCCTTATAACCGCCACCTATTCGGTTGGAGCAGAAAAGTTGGGTACGATTGCCATTCTTGGGCCAACTAGAATGGAATATTCCCGAGTAATTAGCTTGCTGCAGTTTTTAAGCAAGGATTTAACCTCAGTGTTAACGAACCTGTATCAAAAATATTAG
- the grpE gene encoding nucleotide exchange factor GrpE — MTKEKNNTLNEEVESELNEHAELTNEEAEMVFAEAEDSKVDSKEIDYSAEIQTLTSKLEEADNRYLRLQADFDNFRRRTRLDIEAGEKYRAQKLAIELLPALDNFERALNIEADNEQSKSLLQGMEMVYRGLVEALKNEGVEAIEAVGKEFDPNFHQAVMTGEDENYGSNIVIEEFQKGYMLKDRVIRPSMVKVNQ, encoded by the coding sequence TTGACAAAAGAAAAGAACAACACTCTAAATGAGGAAGTTGAATCTGAATTGAATGAACATGCGGAACTTACCAATGAGGAAGCTGAAATGGTTTTTGCTGAAGCAGAGGATTCAAAGGTAGATTCAAAGGAAATAGACTATTCTGCTGAGATACAAACGTTAACCAGTAAATTAGAAGAAGCAGATAATCGTTACTTACGTTTACAAGCAGATTTTGATAACTTCCGCCGTCGTACTCGATTAGATATCGAGGCGGGTGAGAAATATAGAGCACAAAAGTTAGCAATTGAACTGCTTCCTGCGTTGGACAATTTTGAAAGAGCTTTGAATATAGAAGCAGATAATGAGCAGTCAAAATCGTTGCTACAGGGTATGGAAATGGTGTATCGCGGATTAGTAGAAGCTTTGAAAAATGAAGGCGTTGAAGCGATAGAAGCAGTTGGAAAAGAATTCGATCCTAATTTCCATCAGGCGGTTATGACTGGTGAAGATGAAAATTATGGCTCGAATATTGTGATTGAAGAATTCCAAAAGGGTTACATGTTAAAGGATCGGGTTATCCGTCCGTCGATGGTAAAAGTAAATCAATAA
- the dnaK gene encoding molecular chaperone DnaK, translating to MSKIIGIDLGTTNSCVAVLEGGEPKVIPNPEGNRTTPSVVAFKNGERQVGEVAKRQAITNPNTIMSIKRHMGTDYKVEAEGKNYTPQEMSAIILQYLKSYAEDYLGEPVTKAVITVPAYFNDAERQATKDAGRIAGLEVERIINEPTAAALAFGLDKTDQDQTVLVYDLGGGTFDVSILELGDGVFEVKSTAGDNRLGGDDFDQVIIDYLVEQFKKENGIDLSQDKMALQRLKDAAEKAKKDLSGVTSTQISLPFITAGAAGPLHLEVTMTRAKFDELSAHLVERTMGPTRQALSDAGLTPSQLDKVILVGGSTRIPAVQEAIKKATGQEPHRGVNPDEVVAMGAAIQGGVITGDVKDVVLLDVTPLSLGIETMGGVFTKLIDRNTTIPTSKSQVFSTAADNQTAVDIHVLQGERPMANLNKTLGRFQLSDIPPAPRGIPQVEVTFDIDKNGIVNVRAKDLGTNKEQQITIKSSTGLSDEEIQKMVREAEENAEADKQRKEEVELRNEADQLVFTTEKTLKDLEDKVDASEVAKANEAKDALKEAIEKNDLEEIRAKKDALQEIVQALTVKLYEQAAQAAQGAQGAEGGAAGPKDDNVVDAEFEEIKDEK from the coding sequence ATGAGTAAAATTATCGGTATTGACCTTGGTACAACAAACTCATGTGTCGCTGTTCTCGAAGGCGGCGAACCAAAGGTAATTCCAAATCCAGAAGGAAACCGCACAACTCCATCTGTTGTGGCATTTAAAAATGGTGAACGTCAAGTAGGGGAAGTGGCAAAGCGTCAAGCAATCACAAATCCTAATACGATTATGTCCATTAAACGCCATATGGGAACTGATTATAAAGTAGAAGCTGAAGGAAAAAATTATACTCCACAAGAAATGTCAGCAATTATCCTTCAATATCTAAAATCCTATGCTGAAGATTATCTTGGAGAGCCAGTAACAAAGGCGGTTATTACAGTACCAGCTTATTTCAATGATGCAGAGCGTCAAGCAACGAAAGATGCAGGTAGAATTGCTGGTTTAGAAGTTGAGCGTATTATCAATGAGCCGACTGCTGCGGCACTTGCATTTGGTCTAGATAAAACAGATCAAGACCAAACGGTTCTTGTTTACGACTTAGGCGGCGGTACTTTTGACGTATCGATTCTTGAACTTGGTGATGGAGTATTTGAAGTAAAATCAACTGCTGGGGATAATCGTCTTGGTGGTGATGATTTTGACCAAGTTATTATCGATTACTTAGTAGAACAATTCAAAAAAGAAAATGGTATCGACCTTTCTCAAGATAAAATGGCACTTCAGCGCTTAAAAGATGCTGCTGAAAAAGCGAAAAAGGATTTATCAGGTGTAACTTCTACACAAATTTCTTTACCTTTTATCACTGCTGGGGCGGCTGGTCCACTTCACCTTGAAGTAACGATGACACGTGCTAAATTTGATGAGCTTTCTGCTCACCTTGTTGAACGGACAATGGGACCAACTCGCCAAGCATTAAGTGATGCGGGTTTAACACCATCACAGCTAGATAAGGTTATTCTTGTTGGTGGTTCAACTCGTATTCCTGCAGTACAAGAAGCAATTAAAAAAGCAACTGGGCAAGAACCACACCGTGGAGTTAACCCTGATGAAGTAGTAGCAATGGGTGCTGCTATCCAAGGAGGCGTAATCACAGGTGATGTTAAAGATGTAGTATTACTTGACGTTACACCACTTTCACTTGGTATTGAAACAATGGGCGGCGTGTTCACAAAGTTAATTGACCGTAACACAACAATCCCAACTTCTAAATCACAAGTTTTCTCTACTGCTGCTGATAACCAAACAGCTGTTGATATCCATGTTCTTCAAGGGGAACGTCCAATGGCGAACCTTAATAAGACATTAGGACGCTTCCAACTATCAGATATTCCACCGGCACCACGTGGAATTCCGCAAGTTGAAGTAACGTTTGATATCGATAAAAACGGTATTGTTAATGTACGTGCTAAAGATCTTGGCACAAATAAAGAGCAGCAAATTACAATCAAATCTTCAACTGGTCTTTCTGATGAAGAAATTCAAAAAATGGTCAGAGAAGCAGAAGAAAACGCAGAAGCTGACAAACAGCGTAAAGAAGAAGTGGAACTTCGCAATGAAGCAGACCAACTAGTCTTTACAACTGAAAAAACATTAAAAGACTTAGAAGATAAAGTAGATGCTTCTGAAGTTGCAAAAGCAAATGAAGCAAAAGATGCTCTAAAAGAAGCAATTGAGAAAAATGACCTTGAAGAAATCCGTGCTAAAAAAGACGCTTTACAAGAAATTGTCCAAGCGTTAACGGTTAAGCTTTATGAACAAGCGGCTCAGGCAGCACAAGGAGCACAAGGTGCAGAAGGCGGAGCTGCAGGACCTAAAGATGACAATGTAGTAGATGCTGAATTCGAAGAAATCAAGGATGAAAAATAG
- the dnaJ gene encoding molecular chaperone DnaJ, translating into MSKRDYYEVLGVSKSASKDEIKKAYRKLSKQYHPDINKEADAADKFKEIAEAYEVLSDDQKKAHYDQFGHTDPNQGFGGGADFGGGFGGFEDIFNTFFGGGGGSRRRDPNAPRQGADLQYTMTITFEEAAFGKETDIEIPREETCGTCSGSGAKKGTKAETCQHCHGSGQLNIEQNTPFGRVVNRRICHHCNGTGKEIKHKCSTCGGTGKVKKRKKIHVKIPAGIDDGQQLRISGQGEAGINGGPTGDLYIVFHVREHEFFERDGDDVYCEMPITFVQASLGDDIEVPTLHGKVKLKVPAGTQTGTKFRLKGKGIPNVRGYGVGDQHIIVRIITPTKLTDKQKQLLREFADLSGNSPIGEHEEGFFSKVKRAFKGD; encoded by the coding sequence ATGAGTAAACGAGATTACTATGAGGTGCTTGGTGTTAGTAAGAGCGCTTCTAAGGATGAGATAAAAAAGGCATATCGAAAGCTCTCTAAACAATATCATCCAGATATTAATAAAGAGGCTGATGCAGCAGATAAATTTAAGGAAATCGCTGAAGCTTATGAGGTTTTAAGCGATGATCAAAAAAAGGCTCACTATGATCAATTCGGTCATACTGATCCAAATCAAGGCTTTGGCGGAGGCGCTGATTTTGGCGGTGGTTTCGGCGGCTTTGAAGACATCTTTAATACGTTTTTTGGCGGTGGCGGCGGATCACGCAGACGCGATCCTAATGCACCTAGACAAGGTGCAGATCTACAGTACACGATGACGATAACGTTTGAGGAAGCAGCATTTGGAAAAGAAACAGATATTGAAATTCCTCGTGAAGAAACATGTGGAACATGCAGTGGTTCAGGTGCTAAAAAAGGGACCAAAGCTGAAACATGTCAGCACTGTCATGGAAGCGGTCAATTAAACATTGAGCAGAACACACCATTTGGCAGAGTCGTTAATCGCCGTATTTGCCACCATTGTAATGGGACTGGTAAAGAAATTAAGCATAAATGTTCAACTTGTGGCGGCACAGGTAAAGTGAAGAAACGGAAAAAAATTCATGTGAAAATTCCTGCTGGTATTGACGATGGTCAACAGTTAAGGATTTCTGGACAAGGTGAGGCCGGAATTAACGGTGGTCCAACTGGTGATTTATATATTGTTTTCCACGTCAGAGAACATGAGTTTTTTGAAAGAGATGGCGATGATGTATATTGTGAAATGCCAATCACATTTGTTCAGGCTTCACTGGGCGATGACATTGAAGTACCGACACTCCATGGGAAAGTGAAATTAAAGGTTCCTGCTGGAACGCAAACAGGAACAAAATTCCGACTCAAAGGAAAAGGTATTCCGAATGTACGTGGTTATGGAGTAGGGGATCAGCATATTATTGTCCGTATTATTACTCCTACTAAATTAACAGATAAACAAAAGCAGCTTCTTCGTGAATTTGCCGATTTAAGCGGTAACTCACCAATTGGTGAACATGAAGAAGGTTTCTTTTCAAAAGTAAAACGAGCCTTTAAGGGCGATTAA
- the prmA gene encoding 50S ribosomal protein L11 methyltransferase has product MKWSELSIHTTNEAIEPISHILHEAGASGVVIEDPFELTKERQDQFGEIYQLNPDDYPEEGVIVKAYLPVNSFLGETVDAIKESINNLIIHNIDIGENTVTISEVNEEEWATAWKKYYNPVKISEKFTIVPTWEIYTPVSSDELIIELDPGMAFGTGTHPTTVMCIQALERTVRPGDRVIDVGTGSGVLSIAAAMLGAEDVRAFDLDEIAVTTARLNIKLNKVSDRVTTAQNNLLDGVEENSADVIVANILAEVILRFTGDVARVVKPGGSFIASGIIQQKKDMVKEALISSGFEITETILMEDWVAIIAKRL; this is encoded by the coding sequence ATGAAATGGTCTGAACTTAGTATTCACACTACAAACGAAGCGATAGAACCAATATCGCATATTTTACACGAGGCCGGTGCTAGCGGTGTAGTTATTGAAGATCCTTTTGAACTAACAAAGGAGAGGCAAGATCAGTTCGGGGAAATCTACCAACTCAATCCAGATGATTACCCTGAAGAAGGAGTTATCGTTAAAGCATATCTACCAGTTAACAGCTTTCTAGGTGAAACCGTAGACGCGATTAAAGAATCCATTAATAATCTTATTATCCACAATATAGATATTGGGGAAAATACAGTCACCATTAGTGAAGTGAATGAAGAAGAATGGGCTACAGCATGGAAGAAGTATTATAATCCTGTTAAAATCTCTGAGAAGTTCACGATTGTACCAACTTGGGAGATTTACACTCCTGTCAGCAGTGATGAATTAATCATTGAATTGGACCCAGGAATGGCCTTTGGAACAGGAACACATCCGACAACCGTTATGTGTATACAGGCACTAGAAAGAACGGTTCGGCCAGGGGACAGGGTCATTGATGTAGGGACTGGTTCCGGTGTGTTAAGTATTGCTGCAGCGATGTTAGGAGCAGAAGATGTTCGTGCCTTTGATTTAGATGAAATAGCTGTTACAACAGCCCGTCTGAACATTAAACTTAATAAGGTCAGTGATCGGGTAACTACGGCACAGAATAATCTATTAGACGGTGTGGAAGAGAATTCAGCAGATGTTATTGTTGCGAATATTTTAGCTGAGGTTATTTTACGTTTTACAGGTGATGTAGCTCGTGTTGTTAAACCTGGAGGTTCTTTCATTGCTTCGGGAATCATTCAGCAGAAGAAAGACATGGTAAAAGAAGCTCTTATTTCTTCTGGATTTGAAATTACAGAGACAATTTTAATGGAAGATTGGGTTGCGATAATTGCGAAAAGGTTATAA
- a CDS encoding 16S rRNA (uracil(1498)-N(3))-methyltransferase, whose protein sequence is MQRYFVKQRANENSFVIDGDDHHHIIKVMRMEIGDKIICVDPNGETAVCEIAKITDEQVVADVVQWKDEKSELPISITIASGLPKGDKLEWIIQKGTELGAHEFIPFAARRSVVKWDDKKAAKKIERWQKIAKEAAEQSHRGVVPEIISPLNFKALIEKSKNFNYKLVAFEEESRSGETTNFSSTLQAMNQGDSLLIVFGPEGGLTEEEVQVLKENNFALCGLGPRILRTETAPLYALAAVSYHFELMRR, encoded by the coding sequence GTGCAACGCTACTTTGTTAAACAGCGAGCAAATGAAAACAGTTTTGTAATTGATGGCGATGACCATCATCATATAATAAAGGTTATGCGGATGGAAATCGGCGACAAAATCATTTGTGTCGATCCCAATGGGGAAACTGCAGTTTGTGAAATTGCAAAAATTACCGATGAACAAGTCGTTGCAGACGTTGTACAATGGAAAGATGAGAAATCAGAGTTACCCATTTCAATCACGATTGCAAGCGGACTCCCAAAAGGGGACAAACTTGAATGGATAATTCAAAAGGGTACTGAACTTGGTGCGCATGAATTTATCCCTTTTGCTGCCCGTCGTTCTGTCGTAAAATGGGATGATAAAAAAGCAGCTAAAAAAATTGAGAGATGGCAAAAAATTGCCAAGGAAGCTGCGGAGCAATCCCATCGGGGTGTTGTACCTGAGATCATAAGCCCATTGAATTTTAAAGCTTTGATAGAGAAAAGCAAAAATTTCAATTATAAATTAGTCGCGTTCGAGGAAGAGAGCAGAAGTGGTGAAACAACTAATTTCTCCTCGACGTTACAAGCAATGAACCAAGGGGATTCCCTGCTCATCGTGTTTGGTCCAGAAGGAGGACTTACTGAAGAAGAGGTTCAAGTTTTAAAGGAAAATAACTTTGCCCTGTGCGGCTTGGGACCGCGAATATTAAGAACGGAAACGGCGCCCTTATATGCTCTAGCGGCAGTTTCCTACCATTTTGAATTAATGAGGAGATGA
- the mtaB gene encoding tRNA (N(6)-L-threonylcarbamoyladenosine(37)-C(2))-methylthiotransferase MtaB has translation MPTVAFHTLGCKVNHYETEAIWQLFKQEGYDRVDFESISDVYIINTCTVTNTGDKKSRQVIRRAVRKNPDAVICVTGCYAQTSPAEIMAIPGVDIVVGTQDRVKMLEYIEQYKTERQPINGVGNIMKNRVYEELDVPAFTDRTRASLKIQEGCNNFCTFCIIPWARGLMRSRDPKEVIRQAQQLVDAGYKEIVLTGIHTGGYGEDMKDYNLALLLRDLEAQVKGLERLRISSIEASQITDEVIEVIKHSTIIVRHLHIPIQSGSNTVLKRMRRKYTMEFFGERLDRLKEVLPGLAVTSDVIVGFPGETEEEFMETYNFINEHKFSELHVFPYSKRTGTPAARMEDQVDEEVKNERVHRLITLSDQLAKEYSSQFENDVLEVIPEEEFSDGLYVGYTDNYLKVVFPTTEEMIGKLVKVKITKAGYPYNEGQFVRIVEDDIKAEVFTIEEAAI, from the coding sequence ATGCCAACAGTCGCTTTTCATACACTAGGATGTAAGGTGAATCATTATGAGACTGAAGCAATCTGGCAATTGTTCAAGCAAGAAGGCTATGACCGAGTTGATTTTGAATCAATCTCTGATGTATATATTATTAATACTTGTACTGTAACAAATACAGGCGATAAAAAAAGCCGGCAAGTAATCCGGCGGGCCGTTCGAAAAAATCCTGATGCCGTTATCTGTGTAACAGGATGTTACGCCCAAACATCACCAGCAGAAATTATGGCAATACCTGGTGTTGATATCGTAGTGGGAACCCAGGATCGAGTTAAAATGCTAGAATACATTGAACAGTATAAAACAGAACGCCAGCCGATAAATGGTGTAGGAAATATTATGAAAAATCGGGTTTATGAGGAGCTTGATGTTCCTGCATTTACTGATCGAACACGTGCTTCTTTAAAGATTCAAGAAGGTTGTAATAATTTCTGTACTTTTTGCATTATCCCATGGGCGCGCGGGTTAATGAGATCACGTGATCCAAAGGAAGTTATCCGCCAAGCACAACAGCTTGTGGATGCGGGGTATAAAGAGATCGTATTAACTGGTATTCACACAGGTGGATATGGTGAGGATATGAAGGATTACAATTTAGCATTGTTGCTGCGTGATTTAGAAGCCCAAGTAAAGGGACTTGAACGACTTCGAATTTCATCCATTGAAGCAAGCCAAATTACCGATGAGGTAATCGAAGTGATAAAACACTCTACTATTATTGTTCGTCATTTGCATATCCCAATTCAATCAGGGTCAAATACTGTACTAAAAAGAATGCGGCGTAAATATACGATGGAATTCTTTGGTGAAAGATTAGACCGTCTTAAAGAAGTACTTCCAGGTCTTGCGGTTACATCTGATGTAATCGTTGGTTTTCCGGGTGAAACGGAAGAGGAATTTATGGAAACATATAATTTTATTAACGAACATAAATTTTCTGAACTTCATGTTTTCCCTTATTCCAAGCGTACAGGAACGCCTGCTGCGCGTATGGAAGACCAAGTAGACGAAGAAGTTAAGAATGAGCGGGTACATCGCTTAATCACACTTTCTGATCAATTAGCAAAGGAATATTCTTCACAATTCGAGAATGATGTTTTAGAAGTAATTCCTGAAGAAGAATTCAGCGATGGGTTATATGTAGGGTATACAGATAATTATTTAAAAGTAGTATTTCCTACAACAGAGGAAATGATTGGCAAACTTGTTAAAGTAAAAATTACAAAAGCAGGTTATCCATACAATGAAGGACAATTTGTAAGAATTGTTGAAGATGATATAAAAGCAGAAGTATTTACAATAGAAGAAGCAGCCATTTAA
- the deoC gene encoding deoxyribose-phosphate aldolase produces the protein MATTNVASMIDHTLLKADATRQQIETLCQEAIEHKFFSVCVNPTWVSIARDLLNGSDVKVCTVIGFPLGATTPETKAFETTNAIENGADEVDMVINIGALKDKNDELVEKDIRAVVEAAKGRALTKVIIETSLLTREEKIRACELAVKAGTDFVKTSTGFSTGGATVEDIKLMRETVGPDIGVKASGGVRNTEDTEKMIQAGATRIGASAGVAILQGLTSTSDY, from the coding sequence ATGGCTACTACCAATGTTGCTTCAATGATTGACCATACCTTGTTAAAAGCAGACGCAACCCGTCAGCAAATTGAAACCCTTTGCCAGGAGGCAATAGAACATAAATTTTTTTCAGTTTGTGTAAATCCAACTTGGGTAAGCATTGCTAGAGATTTACTTAACGGCAGCGACGTTAAGGTGTGCACGGTTATTGGATTTCCTTTGGGGGCAACAACTCCAGAAACAAAGGCATTTGAGACAACCAATGCTATTGAAAACGGTGCTGATGAAGTGGATATGGTTATCAATATTGGTGCATTAAAAGATAAAAATGATGAATTAGTTGAAAAAGATATCCGTGCAGTTGTTGAAGCGGCAAAAGGCAGAGCGTTAACCAAGGTTATTATTGAAACAAGCCTTCTTACAAGGGAAGAAAAAATTCGTGCCTGTGAGCTTGCTGTAAAGGCTGGTACAGATTTTGTAAAAACGTCCACAGGATTCTCAACGGGCGGTGCTACAGTTGAAGATATTAAACTGATGAGGGAAACTGTTGGACCAGATATTGGCGTGAAAGCTTCCGGAGGAGTTCGTAACACGGAAGATACGGAAAAAATGATTCAAGCAGGAGCGACGAGAATTGGTGCAAGTGCAGGTGTTGCCATTCTTCAAGGTTTAACAAGTACTTCCGATTACTAA
- a CDS encoding Na/Pi symporter yields MLYILLFILFILLFIFGMTIIRFGLFNLSGNKLKGWLTKLTSTPFKGMVTGTFVTALLQSSSAVMVITIGLISAKIMTFPQSIGIILGTNIGTTFKTELITFNLDKVLVPLAIIGAFLTFFKSIKIRSVGMVTFGIASVFTAMKGFELLAQPLTALPFINNFILSINDNILLSILTGAFITAIIQSSTAMTGITMGFLTAGLLHLDAGIAIVFGANIGTCITALFASIGGGKESRLAAFAHVWLNVAGVLLFTPFIPYLSENAHLLADEKMIQLAHISVIFNVISSIMVLPFATRFGEMILKVHGGKIKQ; encoded by the coding sequence ATGCTATACATACTATTATTTATATTATTTATCTTATTATTTATCTTTGGCATGACCATAATAAGGTTTGGATTATTTAATTTATCAGGTAATAAACTAAAAGGATGGTTAACCAAACTTACAAGTACACCATTTAAAGGTATGGTGACTGGGACGTTTGTGACAGCATTATTACAGAGCAGTTCAGCAGTAATGGTCATCACCATCGGGCTAATATCAGCAAAAATCATGACGTTTCCTCAATCAATCGGAATTATTTTAGGAACAAATATCGGAACAACCTTTAAAACTGAACTTATTACCTTCAATCTTGATAAAGTTTTGGTACCACTCGCTATTATCGGAGCATTTCTTACCTTTTTTAAATCAATAAAAATAAGAAGCGTCGGAATGGTCACCTTTGGAATCGCCTCAGTCTTTACAGCAATGAAAGGCTTTGAGCTCTTAGCTCAGCCATTAACTGCACTCCCATTTATCAATAATTTTATCCTCTCTATTAACGATAACATCTTACTAAGTATCTTAACTGGAGCATTCATTACTGCCATTATTCAATCAAGTACAGCTATGACAGGTATCACGATGGGTTTTTTAACAGCAGGTCTTCTTCATCTTGACGCTGGTATCGCGATCGTATTTGGTGCGAATATTGGGACATGTATTACAGCACTGTTCGCTTCAATTGGAGGAGGGAAAGAATCTAGACTGGCTGCCTTTGCGCACGTTTGGCTCAATGTTGCTGGTGTTTTACTTTTCACTCCCTTTATTCCATATTTATCCGAAAATGCTCATTTGCTAGCAGATGAAAAGATGATTCAATTAGCTCATATTAGTGTTATCTTTAATGTGATTTCATCCATCATGGTTCTGCCTTTTGCCACTAGATTTGGTGAAATGATCCTGAAAGTGCATGGTGGAAAAATAAAACAATAA
- the rpsU gene encoding 30S ribosomal protein S21 gives MSKTVVRKNESLEDALRRFKRTVSKTGTLQEARKREFYEKPSVKRKKKSEAARKRKF, from the coding sequence ATGTCTAAAACCGTCGTTCGTAAAAACGAATCGCTTGAAGATGCTCTTCGTCGCTTCAAACGTACAGTATCAAAAACTGGTACTTTGCAAGAGGCAAGAAAGCGCGAATTCTACGAAAAGCCAAGTGTTAAGCGTAAGAAAAAGTCTGAAGCAGCAAGAAAACGTAAGTTCTAA